A portion of the Bradysia coprophila strain Holo2 unplaced genomic scaffold, BU_Bcop_v1 contig_297, whole genome shotgun sequence genome contains these proteins:
- the LOC119078530 gene encoding ultraviolet-B receptor UVR8-like, which translates to MAKLFSWGANSHGQLSVGFVSEMCTTPQEVAFDQSESVDHMAAGGGHILLKTSDNKLFSCGWNSKGQLGNGTMSDSSVLQPIQSKYFENKLIKSVHCGWHESALVCEDGSLYVWGANLYGQLGQSTERKVVTTPVLLPLPNDEKAISISFTFRCSVIVTANRRAYLVGELRHFDDIKNSSNYQVIVHNGTQFTQIGEDVQKLSCGQNHLILVHPDNSVSGYGNNQYGQTDHVKFGHQIDKILCGWKHNGVLLRTGDVLLWGRNTYGQLGRNTGLYIETVRTPIRLVLFEKFQDFHLGAEHGLVVTDRGQMYTFGWNEHGNCGNGDVENVYKPHLVNLPGKCVLATCGTGFCYALMEQ; encoded by the exons ATGGCCAAACTGTTCTCATGG GGCGCCAATTCTCACGGCCAATTATCCGTTGGATTTGTGAGTGAAATGTGTACAACGCCACAAGAAGTAGCATTCGATCAATCCGAATCGGTGGATCATATGGCCGCCGGTGGTGGACACATTCTTCTGAAAACATCCgacaacaaattattttcttgtgGATGGAACTCGAAGGGTCAACTGGGTAATGGCACAATGTCCGATTCATCTGTACTGCAACCGATTCAAAGCAAATATTTCGAGAACAAGTTGATCAAATCAGTGCATTGCGGATGGCACGAGTCTGCTTTAGTTTGTGAGGATGGTTCGTTGTATGTATGGGGCGCGAATCTGTATGGTCAATTGGGCCAATCGACGGAACGTAAAGTCGTAACGACACCTGTCCTGCTTCCACTGCCGAACGATGAAAAAGCCATTAGCATAAGTTTCACATTTCGATGTTCGGTGATCGTAACGGCGAACCGTCGTGCCTATCTTGTGGGAGAGTTGCGCCATTTCGACGATATCAAAAATTCCAGTAATTACCAAGTAATCGTTCACAACGGTACACAATTCACACAAATAGGCGAAGACGTTCAGAAACTGTCTTGCGGACAGAACCATTTGATTCTAGTGCACCCAGACAATTCGGTGTCCGGATACGGTAACAATCAGTACGGCCAAACTGATCATGTGAAATTTGGCCATCAGATTGATAAGATCCTCTGCGGCTGGAAACACAATGGAGTGCTGCTCCGGACCGGTGATGTGTTGCTATGGGGTCGAAACACGTACGGCCAATTGGGACGGAATACTGGACTGTATATCGAGACCGTTCGAACACCCATTCGACTGGTTCTGTTTGAGAAATTCCAGGATTTCCATTTGGGTGCGGAACATGGTCTTGTCGTCACGGATAGGGGCCAGATGTATACATTCGGTTGGAATGAGCACGGCAATTGCGGTAATGGAGatgttgaaaatgt ATATAAACCGCATCTAGTCAATTTACCTGGAAAATGTGTCTTAGCGACATGCGGAACCGGATTTTGTTATGCCTTGATGgaacaataa
- the LOC119078519 gene encoding cytochrome P450 4C1-like has protein sequence MIAVIVALLVVIYSVIIPLTKWYRKRAALVQVIDKIPGPKAYPLIGTTYEFFGVDRKDLFKVFKDVVKIDPYIARSWMGLIPEVTLMKAEYAEAVINSRKNLDKPFSYNYIKLWLGEGLLTSTGDKWHKHRKIITPTFHFSILESFCEVFAEKSKILVERLSHHADTDAPINIHTFVTRAALDIISESAMGIEIDCQTQHQNEYVDAVYEISELIMHRILRPYLAPDIIYRNTTSGKKFKKCLDILHNFTKDVILNRKAAREENKRKGVAPKKRQAFLDLLLDANENQNLLTDDDIREEVDTFMFEGHDTTAAGISWTLYVLGLHPDIQQAVFDELDHIFKGSDRPATLDDLSEMKYLERVIKETLRLYPSVPFVGRILSEDVQLDQYTLPKGTMVTIAIYFLHRDPRFFPDPEKFDPDRFLPENTVSRHPYAYLPFSAGPRNCVGQKFAMFEEKSVLSSIIRNYKIISVETTDEIDLMAELILRTHNGINVKLERRHV, from the exons ATGATTGCAGTAATAGTTGCGCTGTTGGTTGTTATTTACTCGGTCATAATACCATTAACAAAATGGTACCGAAAACGGGCGGCTCTTGTCCAAGTGATTGATAAAATACCTGGGCCCAAGGCTTATCCTTTGATTGGCACAACTTACGAATTTTTTGGAGTAGATAGGAAGGATCTGTTTAAAGTGTTTAAAGATGTAGTCAAAATCGATCCGTACATTGCCAGATCTTGGATGGGACTAATACCAGAAGTAACGTTAATGAAGGCAGAATATGCAGAGGCTGTGATTAATTCGCGAAAGAATTTAGATAAACCGTTCTCTTACAATTATATTAAACTTTGGTTAGGTGAGGGATTACTGACCAGCACCGGCGATAAGTGGCACAAACACCGCAAAATCATAACGCCAACTTTCCACTTCAGCATTTTGGAAAGCTTTTGTGAAGTATTTGCGGAGAAATCCAAGATTTTGGTGGAACGGTTGAGCCATCACGCTGACACTGACGCTCCGATTAACATTCACACGTTTGTGACACGAGCGGCTCTGGATATAATTAGTGAGTCTGCGATGGGAATAGAAATTGATTGCCAGACACAACATCAAAATGAATATGTGGATGCTGTCTACGAAATCAGCGAATTGATCATGCATCGTATTCTGCGCCCATATCTAGCACCTGATATAATATACCGGAATACGACCAGTGgaaagaaatttaagaaatgttTGGACATCCTACACAATTTTACAAAGGACGTGATATTGAACAGAAAGGCAGCTAGAGAGGAAAATAAACGGAAGGGAGTTGCACCCAAGAAAAGACAGGCGTTCCTAGATTTGCTTCTCGACGccaatgaaaatcaaaatttgttgaCCGATGATGATATTCGTGAAGAGGTTGACACGTTCATGTTTGAAG gtcACGACACCACTGCAGCAGGAATTTCGTGGACACTCTACGTACTCGGTCTACATCCGGACATACAGCAAGCGGTCTTCGACGAACTGGATCACATTTTTAAGGGATCGGACCGACCAGCTACGCTCGATGACTTAAgcgaaatgaaatatttggaaCGCGTCATCAAAGAAACTTTGAGACTTTACCCATCGGTACCATTCGTTGGTAGGATATTAAGCGAAGACGTCCAGTTGGATCAATATACATTACCCAAAGGAACCATGGTCACAATTGCCATTTATTTCCTACATCGTGATCCAAGATTCTTCCCTGATCCAGAGAAATTCGATCCGGATAGATTTCTACCGGAGAACACCGTATCGCGACATCCATACGCTTATCTGCCGTTCTCAGCTGGTCCGAGAAACTGTGTCGGTCAGAAGTTTGCAATGTTTGAAGAGAAATCCGTGCTCAGTTCGATCATCAggaattacaaaataatttccgtTGAGACAACTGATGAGATCGACTTAATGGCCGAATTGATTTTGCGAACGCATAACGgaatcaatgtgaaattgGAACGACGACATGTTTAA
- the LOC119078543 gene encoding uncharacterized protein LOC119078543, whose translation MTTVLTIFRDAQDRKERNNSVTVFGIPGDLPKREIDQMFDRICSALHINYKIRVTAEKIKNMLIYKFCCRRHRDHFFYNFQEFKLTGNSIGLPSNANLYCFENMASKMYNLSREIHDKHQRKEIKKYLRHQGLIYVWSNNSNARHPKLFYFMEELHVRRGNVIRLLNSKILFSKIVDNFFPEAVESVVNMRHSKYIQNYLRPEICVKYYPISSIVDYLDQEDSHKSALYSNMFSLYYKFFVPESYMT comes from the coding sequence ATGACTACGGTTCTTACCATCTTCCGCGACGCACAGGATAGGAAAGAGAGGAACAACAGCGTTACAGTGTTCGGCATACCAGGCGATCTACCGAAACGTGAAATCGATCAAATGTTCGATCGCATCTGTTCCGCTCTCCACATCAACTACAAGATCAGAGTAACGGCCGAAAAGATCAAGAACATGCTGATTTACAAGTTCTGCTGTCGTCGTCATCGCGAtcatttcttttacaattttcaagaattcaaattgactggaaactcCATTGGATTGCCTAGTAATGCAAATTTGTATTGTTTCGAGAATATGGCCAGTAAAATGTACAATCTGTCGCGGGAAATACACGACAAACATCAGCGGAAGgaaattaaaaagtatttGAGGCATCAGGGTCTCATCTATGTGTGGTCGAACAATAGCAATGCTAGGCATccgaaattgttttattttatggaGGAATTGCATGTGAGACGAGGCAATGTGATTCGATTGTTGAacagcaaaattttgttcagcaaaattgttgacaattttttcccgGAAGCTGTCGAATCTGTGGTTAATATGAGGCATTCCAAGTACATACAGAATTATTTGCGGCCAGAAATCTGTGTTAAGTACTATCCAATCTCGTCTATTGTCGACTATCTGGATCAAGAGGACAGTCACAAAAGTGCATTGTATTCGAATATGTTTTCATtgtattacaaattttttgtgccAGAAAGTTACATGACATAA
- the LOC119078552 gene encoding heat shock factor-binding protein 1 yields the protein MSDLKSEIDSDAEQHYSLNSNVDPKNMQELTIYVQNLLQNVQDKFQSMSDQIITRIDDMGNRIDDLEKSIADLMTQAGVEGAEK from the exons atgtcTGACCTCAAATCGGAAATTGATAGTGATGCCGAGCAACATTATTCGCTCAACAGTAACGTGGATCCGAAAAATATGCAGGAGTTAACCATTTAC GTGCAGAATCTCCTCCAAAACGTCCAAgacaaatttcaatcaatGTCCGATCAAATCATCACCCGTATCGACGATATGGGCAATCGAATAGACGATCTCGAGAAAAGTATTGCTGATCTAATGACTCAAGCTGGTGTTGAGGGTGCCGAAAAGTGA